In the genome of Myroides phaeus, one region contains:
- a CDS encoding site-specific integrase, whose protein sequence is MLEKQLSINFFLKPNREKSDLRGVYLRITVDGIRKETSLSHKWDIKRWNQKAGRANGAKEDAKTLNYILDTIISKITKYKLELLSNEEPITTSVLMDYIQGKGTSKAKVLEEFQKHNDEIFKLVPKEYAIGTHERYVTARSHVAEYIRYVYGKEDIEFRELNYEFVLGYEHYLKTVRACSNNTAIKYISNFKKIVLRAVAKGIIASNPFVQYKPKKTKLNKKPLSKEELSILENKEFTNERLATVRDVFVFQCYTGLAYIDVFQLKKSDITKDEEGNLWIRINRQKTDANITIPLLPKAIEIMEKHKDHPACIGKDIVLPVRSNQKMNEYLKEIASLCEISELNTHKARRTFGSTVTLGNGVPIHVVKEMLGHHSVKQTEEYALTEEEAIKTEMQILKGKLEGKSNKQTDNYTDLLEGLKSLNPDKLTQLTTFINQLNG, encoded by the coding sequence ATGTTAGAAAAACAGTTATCAATTAATTTCTTTCTTAAACCCAATAGAGAGAAAAGTGATTTAAGAGGAGTTTACCTTAGAATCACAGTAGATGGTATTCGCAAAGAGACTTCTCTTAGTCACAAATGGGATATCAAAAGATGGAACCAAAAAGCAGGTCGTGCCAATGGCGCTAAAGAAGATGCTAAAACGCTAAACTATATCTTAGATACAATCATATCTAAGATTACCAAGTACAAATTAGAGCTCTTAAGTAATGAAGAGCCCATTACTACCTCTGTGCTTATGGATTATATCCAAGGCAAAGGAACTAGTAAGGCTAAAGTTTTAGAAGAATTCCAAAAGCATAACGATGAAATCTTTAAACTTGTGCCTAAAGAGTATGCTATTGGAACACATGAAAGATATGTTACAGCAAGATCACATGTAGCTGAATATATTCGTTATGTATATGGTAAAGAAGATATAGAGTTTAGAGAACTCAATTATGAGTTTGTGCTTGGTTATGAGCACTATTTAAAGACCGTTAGAGCGTGTTCTAATAACACAGCTATAAAGTATATCTCAAACTTCAAGAAGATTGTTTTACGGGCAGTTGCTAAAGGAATTATTGCTTCCAATCCATTTGTACAATACAAACCTAAAAAGACTAAACTCAATAAGAAACCATTAAGTAAAGAAGAGTTATCAATTTTAGAAAACAAAGAGTTTACAAATGAGCGATTAGCTACTGTAAGAGATGTGTTTGTTTTTCAATGTTATACGGGGCTCGCTTATATTGATGTATTTCAACTAAAGAAAAGTGATATTACAAAAGATGAAGAAGGTAATCTGTGGATTAGAATTAACAGACAAAAGACAGATGCTAATATTACTATACCACTACTTCCAAAAGCTATTGAGATAATGGAAAAACATAAGGATCATCCCGCTTGTATTGGTAAAGATATAGTGCTTCCTGTTCGCTCTAATCAAAAGATGAATGAGTACTTAAAAGAGATTGCTTCACTTTGTGAAATTAGTGAGTTAAACACCCATAAAGCAAGAAGAACTTTTGGAAGTACGGTAACTCTTGGCAATGGTGTACCTATTCATGTAGTCAAAGAAATGTTAGGACATCACTCTGTTAAACAAACAGAGGAATACGCTTTAACTGAAGAAGAAGCTATTAAAACTGAAATGCAGATTTTAAAAGGTAAACTTGAAGGGAAATCAAATAAGCAAACGGATAATTATACTGACTTACTTGAGGGTTTAAAAAGCCTAAACCCCGATAAATTAACTCAACTAACTACTTTTATTAATCAGTTAAATGGATAA
- a CDS encoding DNA-binding protein, with product MESQITKDDLRLFAQTIIGELKDLLVKQNKETSLEWVKAKVARQLLSISPASLQTLRISGKLQCRKILGSYYYNRKEIENLFNE from the coding sequence ATGGAAAGTCAAATTACAAAAGACGATTTAAGATTGTTTGCTCAAACAATCATTGGAGAATTAAAAGATCTATTAGTCAAGCAAAACAAAGAAACCTCTCTTGAATGGGTAAAGGCAAAAGTAGCAAGACAATTACTAAGTATCTCGCCAGCTTCACTACAAACATTACGTATCAGTGGTAAATTACAGTGTCGCAAAATACTTGGTTCGTATTATTACAACAGAAAAGAGATAGAGAACCTTTTTAATGAGTAG
- a CDS encoding helix-turn-helix domain-containing protein, whose product MEHKIHQGRNVKRFREMLGIKQEVLAFDLGEDWNQKKISLLEQKEVIDNSLLQQISKVLKIPVEAIENFDEEQAINIISSTFHGTQGLINYSPVFNNNPIDKLVQLHEEKIALYERMLKEKDEMMVRLEKLIQTK is encoded by the coding sequence ATGGAACATAAAATACACCAAGGAAGAAATGTAAAGCGTTTTAGAGAAATGCTTGGAATCAAGCAAGAGGTTCTTGCTTTTGATTTAGGAGAGGATTGGAATCAAAAGAAGATATCTTTACTTGAACAAAAAGAAGTCATTGATAATTCACTGTTGCAACAGATTTCTAAAGTACTTAAAATACCTGTTGAAGCAATTGAGAATTTTGATGAAGAGCAAGCTATTAATATAATATCAAGTACATTTCATGGCACACAAGGCTTGATAAATTATAGTCCAGTTTTTAATAACAACCCTATTGATAAACTAGTTCAACTTCATGAAGAAAAGATTGCTTTGTATGAGCGCATGCTTAAAGAGAAAGATGAAATGATGGTTCGCTTAGAGAAGTTGATTCAAACGAAGTAA
- a CDS encoding nucleotidyl transferase AbiEii/AbiGii toxin family protein encodes MLYKQTVINELWELLQRLMKDEKLQDFILVGGTALSLQIGHRISIDIDLFSTKDFDYKSISQHLKQKLNANVKEMFNNTILMDINRVKVDIIAHKYPLQKEVLNIDNVRLASLEDIGAMKLHAIFQSGTRIKDFVDMYFLLEHNPLQTYLDAYKNKYNGNTALASYALTFYENIYRDFEVTLMHGKESNWGTMKERLEKAVANPSFKFDLEPDKKIDQYVRKRGIRR; translated from the coding sequence ATGTTATATAAACAAACCGTTATTAATGAGCTTTGGGAATTACTTCAAAGACTTATGAAAGATGAAAAGTTACAAGATTTTATTCTTGTAGGAGGAACAGCATTAAGCCTGCAAATAGGTCATCGAATTAGTATTGATATAGACCTATTTTCGACCAAAGATTTTGATTATAAATCGATATCACAACATTTAAAACAAAAACTTAATGCCAATGTAAAGGAAATGTTTAATAATACTATTTTAATGGATATCAATCGAGTTAAAGTAGATATTATTGCACATAAATATCCTTTACAAAAAGAAGTATTGAATATAGACAATGTACGATTAGCTTCTTTAGAAGATATTGGAGCAATGAAACTTCATGCTATTTTTCAAAGCGGAACACGTATCAAAGACTTTGTTGATATGTATTTTCTTTTAGAGCACAATCCTTTGCAAACCTATTTAGATGCTTATAAAAACAAGTATAATGGTAATACAGCATTAGCATCCTATGCGTTAACTTTTTATGAGAATATCTATCGAGATTTTGAGGTTACCTTGATGCATGGAAAAGAAAGTAATTGGGGTACAATGAAAGAACGTTTAGAAAAAGCTGTTGCAAATCCCTCTTTTAAATTCGATTTAGAACCCGATAAAAAAATAGACCAATATGTTAGAAAAAGAGGAATACGCAGATAA
- a CDS encoding DUF6922 domain-containing protein, with product MKKEQKLTDISTLGTQLFWDTDINKLDYQKAYIPIIVRVIERGDQSEIDEIVRLYSKEKVLLTICKEIKFLPNYAIERAIRFFPELRKEDMLCYQNRKDKSYHWI from the coding sequence ATGAAAAAAGAACAAAAACTAACTGATATTTCAACTTTAGGAACTCAATTATTTTGGGACACTGACATTAATAAGCTTGATTATCAGAAAGCATATATTCCCATTATAGTACGTGTAATTGAACGTGGCGATCAGAGTGAAATAGATGAAATCGTTCGGTTGTATAGCAAAGAAAAAGTGCTTCTTACAATATGTAAGGAGATTAAGTTCTTACCTAATTACGCTATTGAAAGAGCCATTAGATTTTTTCCAGAACTTAGAAAAGAAGATATGCTTTGTTATCAAAACAGAAAAGATAAATCCTATCATTGGATATAA
- a CDS encoding AAA family ATPase: MNAINQYITFLKEYKKLLERGVKDVLNSTVSSNFIWNNEIDDFINAGICESILTDIFTFKFKKQPLIFSLAKPLKPNINIPKKFIGIIEFDEVKNKFESINGDEQELQNFQSSIEGKTEIEKLKKFKSNKEVYSKLYRAYNDIKNDSNLEIVLSVGFVQYSKLNTNGNLSKTNQHLFHFPLFLDIDSNNVVKIVFSTLENPYVDFFFLNNTPIEKEILSNIVDKFEEQIMELGYEYIYENDFKELISKSIQKISSNSEFENSVYRPESDNFREGHFRISFSPAINIKQRKPRFFEKLTDSIIKYNGENEIEAKLFNLLVRNPDSLGNNSYTKPNYFKDKLFETYKYKAKNLNGEDDFSVFFPLPFNKEQKQIYENYLKNRLTVVTGPPGTGKSHTIVNILCSLLAQGKRVLVTAQTDKALESLLDKIPETFDDLIFTKIQLETNQNRFSLEKSIGKISKILTDNFYLNIDSKIDELDSLKGEYIKLKSEIIQTLEKEYTQIKINDSFNNLRAYQIVEKFESKDSKEWSWIQDELTHEELSNFEIIRQDILKYKELYDIEIRYSNSLDIDISIVLDKLEHFDFKHFLSIQENYNQQLIHLGLTEYSKDKVLKIQLEKITDITSKFSTSDIVLKNIKELDQLQKQINFYVSKENLTTNKGFSDLIHNGTQYLLDIETYLSFAENGKAGFLTRLANSNFKRVSYLEQFTINGKKCNNKIEIFQLKSLIENLLVINNNFNALKESGYSFSFDDNSNLFEKYKVLNDVLKKVENNKNVVSQIQFDSDFINFAEYSQINLFNIDELSRKAILLKEDFEKLQNLSNNLTDQKQMLQDLDSIIDQSTMKAIFSEFLPVNKIDNVPKFEHLKSKFLEVGRQIEIEQTFNNLKKSLINLLPNTFASLNNVPNHYILSENFEYASANKFIKQNEFIDLQKCQEELFFINKKIFQAKCDILFDLAKSNFKNKFEKDEIDAFINLLEAYKYNLSQSTRKIRNQTQYQILTRKNSIDISKRLSCWVMKFNDVLNSVGSEPEIFDCIIVDEASQLDFNSLILSYYAENMIIVGDDKQTSPSSLTGADGNDFEAIKNKYLKFLGTNALHIKSDNSLFMLSKMVAGTSNLSLKEHFRCVPEIIEFSKREFYDNSLRPLKQINSNRLNPKETFFVKDAFAEDKIVHKEVQEIKRFLQKILNDELYINKSIGVVSLGTVNHTEKLKDIKEDLASEFGKEKIDKHKLIIEDSPKFQGDERDVMIVSLGVALDFIKLKENQNAKPRAIISSQDEFKKINVALSRAKEQMILFHSVKFDHLQPNDFRNKILAFFNDEVKLMQPLQIDNYNIERFRHNVPEPFDSWFEYDITKFLIEKGYSYIQPQYNVKEAELFYNHKLKKDVYINFKIDLVVYHNGKMIAIECDGDPFHSLPEDVIYDIERQEFLERVGWKVYRVLYSAFKRNPQVEIEKMIDFIEKNTKKDTTIIVQQPIQAREVSENGLNGYEEVGGNNSKDVS, translated from the coding sequence ATGAATGCAATTAATCAATATATAACCTTTCTAAAAGAATATAAAAAACTACTTGAAAGAGGTGTGAAAGACGTGTTAAATTCCACTGTTTCGAGTAACTTCATTTGGAACAATGAAATTGACGATTTCATTAATGCGGGTATTTGTGAATCTATATTAACAGACATTTTTACATTTAAATTTAAAAAACAGCCTTTAATTTTCTCATTAGCAAAACCTTTAAAACCCAACATAAATATTCCAAAAAAATTTATTGGAATTATTGAGTTTGATGAAGTCAAGAATAAGTTTGAAAGCATAAATGGAGATGAACAAGAACTTCAGAACTTTCAAAGTTCAATAGAAGGTAAAACTGAAATAGAAAAATTAAAAAAGTTCAAGAGTAATAAAGAGGTTTATTCAAAGCTATATAGGGCATATAATGACATCAAAAATGATTCAAATTTAGAAATTGTTTTAAGTGTTGGATTCGTTCAATATTCAAAACTTAACACTAATGGAAACTTATCGAAAACCAATCAACACTTATTTCATTTTCCACTATTTTTAGATATTGATTCAAACAATGTGGTGAAAATCGTATTTTCAACATTAGAAAATCCTTATGTAGATTTTTTCTTTCTAAATAACACTCCTATAGAGAAAGAAATATTATCAAATATTGTAGATAAATTTGAAGAACAAATTATGGAATTAGGCTATGAATATATTTATGAAAATGATTTTAAAGAGTTAATCTCAAAATCTATTCAAAAAATTTCTAGTAATTCTGAGTTTGAAAATTCTGTATATAGACCAGAAAGCGACAATTTTAGAGAAGGTCATTTTAGAATTTCATTTTCTCCAGCTATAAATATCAAACAAAGAAAACCACGTTTTTTTGAAAAATTAACCGACTCAATCATTAAGTATAATGGAGAAAATGAAATTGAAGCGAAGTTATTCAATTTATTAGTAAGAAATCCTGATTCATTAGGAAATAATTCATATACTAAACCAAACTATTTTAAAGATAAACTTTTTGAAACATATAAATACAAGGCCAAAAACTTAAATGGAGAGGACGACTTTTCTGTTTTTTTTCCTCTTCCATTTAACAAAGAGCAAAAACAGATTTATGAAAATTATTTAAAGAACAGATTAACAGTTGTAACAGGTCCTCCAGGAACAGGAAAGTCACATACAATTGTAAATATTCTTTGCTCTTTGTTAGCTCAAGGTAAAAGAGTTCTTGTTACAGCTCAAACAGACAAGGCTTTAGAATCATTATTAGATAAGATACCAGAAACTTTTGATGATTTAATTTTTACAAAAATTCAATTAGAAACCAATCAAAATAGGTTTTCTTTAGAAAAAAGCATTGGAAAGATTTCAAAAATTCTTACAGATAATTTTTACCTAAATATTGATTCTAAAATAGATGAATTAGACAGTTTAAAAGGAGAATATATAAAACTTAAATCTGAAATTATCCAAACTCTTGAAAAAGAATATACACAAATTAAAATCAATGATTCTTTTAACAATTTAAGAGCCTATCAAATAGTTGAAAAATTTGAATCTAAAGATTCAAAAGAATGGAGTTGGATTCAAGATGAACTCACACATGAAGAATTATCTAATTTTGAAATAATTAGACAAGATATATTGAAGTATAAAGAATTATATGATATAGAAATTCGATATAGTAATTCTTTAGATATTGATATTTCAATAGTTTTAGACAAATTGGAGCATTTTGATTTTAAACATTTTCTTTCAATTCAAGAAAATTACAATCAGCAATTAATTCATTTAGGATTAACGGAATATTCTAAAGATAAGGTTTTAAAAATACAGTTAGAAAAAATAACAGATATTACGAGTAAATTTTCAACATCTGATATTGTTCTAAAAAATATTAAAGAATTAGATCAGCTTCAAAAACAAATCAATTTTTATGTTTCAAAAGAGAATCTGACAACAAATAAAGGTTTCAGTGATCTTATACACAATGGAACACAATATCTTTTAGACATAGAAACCTATTTGTCTTTTGCTGAAAATGGTAAAGCAGGTTTTTTAACAAGACTTGCAAATTCAAATTTTAAACGAGTTTCATATTTGGAGCAATTTACTATTAATGGTAAAAAATGTAATAATAAAATTGAAATATTTCAATTAAAATCTCTAATTGAAAACCTTCTTGTCATCAATAATAATTTCAATGCATTGAAAGAAAGTGGTTATTCATTTTCTTTTGATGATAATTCTAATTTATTTGAAAAATATAAGGTTTTAAATGATGTTCTAAAGAAAGTAGAAAACAACAAAAATGTTGTTTCTCAAATCCAGTTTGATTCTGATTTCATAAATTTCGCAGAATATAGTCAGATTAATTTATTTAATATTGATGAATTATCCAGGAAAGCAATTTTATTAAAAGAGGATTTTGAAAAACTACAAAATCTAAGTAATAACTTGACTGACCAAAAACAAATGCTTCAAGATCTTGACAGTATTATAGATCAATCAACGATGAAAGCAATTTTTTCAGAATTTTTACCTGTGAATAAAATTGATAATGTTCCAAAATTTGAACACTTAAAAAGCAAATTTCTTGAAGTAGGTAGACAAATTGAAATTGAACAGACTTTTAATAATCTAAAAAAGTCTCTAATTAACTTACTTCCGAATACTTTTGCGTCTCTTAATAATGTTCCTAATCATTATATTTTAAGTGAGAACTTTGAATATGCTTCTGCAAATAAGTTTATAAAACAAAATGAATTTATTGATTTACAAAAATGTCAGGAAGAATTGTTTTTTATCAATAAAAAAATATTTCAAGCCAAATGCGATATTTTATTTGATTTAGCCAAATCAAATTTTAAGAATAAGTTTGAGAAAGATGAAATTGATGCATTCATAAATCTTTTAGAAGCGTATAAATACAATCTTTCTCAAAGCACTAGAAAAATTCGAAATCAAACACAATATCAAATATTAACTCGTAAAAATAGCATTGATATAAGTAAACGTTTATCATGTTGGGTGATGAAATTTAACGATGTTTTAAATTCAGTCGGAAGTGAACCTGAAATCTTTGATTGTATTATTGTAGATGAAGCGAGTCAGTTAGATTTCAATAGCCTTATTTTAAGCTATTATGCTGAAAATATGATAATAGTTGGAGATGACAAACAAACATCTCCAAGTAGTTTAACAGGTGCAGATGGCAACGATTTTGAGGCTATAAAAAACAAATATCTGAAATTTTTAGGTACTAATGCACTTCATATAAAAAGTGATAATAGTTTGTTTATGCTTTCGAAAATGGTTGCGGGGACTTCTAATTTATCACTTAAAGAACATTTTAGATGTGTTCCTGAAATCATAGAATTTTCAAAAAGAGAATTCTATGATAATTCACTAAGGCCTTTAAAACAAATTAATTCAAACAGACTAAATCCAAAAGAAACTTTTTTTGTTAAAGATGCTTTTGCTGAAGATAAAATAGTTCACAAAGAGGTTCAAGAAATAAAGCGGTTTCTTCAAAAAATTTTGAATGATGAATTGTATATTAATAAATCAATAGGTGTAGTTAGTTTAGGAACTGTAAACCACACTGAGAAGCTTAAAGATATAAAAGAGGATCTAGCATCTGAATTTGGAAAGGAAAAAATAGATAAACATAAACTAATTATTGAGGATTCTCCTAAATTTCAAGGAGATGAAAGAGATGTTATGATAGTTTCATTAGGTGTCGCATTGGATTTTATAAAATTAAAAGAAAATCAAAATGCAAAACCAAGAGCAATAATAAGTAGTCAAGATGAATTTAAGAAAATTAATGTTGCTTTAAGTAGAGCAAAAGAACAGATGATTTTGTTTCATTCTGTCAAATTTGACCATTTACAACCAAATGATTTCCGAAATAAAATTCTTGCTTTTTTCAATGATGAAGTAAAACTTATGCAACCTTTACAAATTGATAATTATAATATTGAAAGATTTAGACATAATGTTCCTGAACCATTTGATAGTTGGTTCGAATATGATATAACAAAATTTCTTATTGAAAAGGGATACAGTTATATTCAACCTCAATATAATGTAAAAGAAGCTGAACTTTTTTATAATCATAAGCTGAAAAAGGATGTTTATATAAATTTCAAAATAGATTTAGTTGTTTACCACAACGGTAAAATGATTGCAATTGAATGTGATGGGGATCCATTTCATTCACTTCCTGAAGATGTAATCTATGATATAGAAAGACAAGAATTTTTAGAACGTGTTGGCTGGAAAGTATATCGTGTACTCTATTCTGCATTTAAGAGAAACCCGCAAGTAGAAATTGAAAAAATGATTGACTTTATCGAAAAGAATACTAAAAAAGATACTACAATAATTGTTCAGCAACCAATTCAAGCTCGGGAAGTTTCTGAGAATGGATTAAATGGTTATGAAGAAGTAGGAGGTAATAATTCAAAAGATGTTTCTTAG
- a CDS encoding InlB B-repeat-containing protein, with protein sequence MIDTYRIGKDGVKVTFPSSGYTYREGKDGRVVAFPLSGHTYREGKDGRVVAFPLSGHTYREGKDGRIVAFPLSGHTYREGKDGRVVAFPLSGHTYREGKDGRIVAFPLSGYTYREGKDGRIVAFPLSGYTYREGKDGRIIVKKL encoded by the coding sequence ATGATAGATACATACAGAATAGGTAAAGATGGGGTTAAGGTGACTTTTCCATCAAGTGGATATACTTACAGAGAAGGAAAAGATGGTCGTGTAGTTGCATTTCCATTAAGCGGACATACTTACCGTGAAGGAAAAGATGGTCGTGTAGTTGCATTTCCATTAAGCGGACATACTTACCGTGAAGGAAAAGACGGACGTATAGTTGCATTTCCATTAAGCGGACATACTTACCGTGAAGGAAAAGATGGTCGTGTAGTTGCATTTCCATTAAGCGGACATACTTACCGTGAAGGAAAAGACGGACGTATAGTTGCATTTCCATTAAGCGGATATACTTACCGTGAAGGAAAAGACGGACGTATAGTTGCATTTCCATTAAGCGGATATACTTACCGTGAAGGAAAAGACGGACGAATTATTGTGAAGAAATTATAG
- a CDS encoding DUF262 domain-containing protein has protein sequence MSIKKLNASVPANNWKIIELYNKIKKEELDPSPSFQRKLVWKKQHKYRFIETILMNFPFPEIYIAPGELNTETLTLQDLIVDGQQRCTTIVNYIEGKDVFANRNQSIKLFNELSKEEKEDFLNFEVSVRYLKNAEKDQIKEIFQRINSTEYSLNAIERDNAKWGDSEFISFAKQIIDEDDKINYDIISYKLLPENKSLLNDFFVNEFKIFSENDIKRMLALQYLLTLITTLIEGNYFRRNDKIQNYIEQFNEEFMDASIYEFGLVDCVKFINKLELPEKSYWFNKANVFTIICELFKFDNIDNIDYQVFKDKLIEIETNNKEYRNSSDNYKEKIEGEIKYFEVAKEAVNEQSSREFRGKFINDRIILSLK, from the coding sequence ATGAGTATAAAAAAATTAAATGCTAGTGTTCCAGCCAATAATTGGAAAATTATAGAATTATATAACAAAATTAAAAAAGAAGAATTAGATCCTTCTCCTTCATTTCAAAGAAAACTTGTTTGGAAGAAACAACATAAATATAGATTCATAGAAACTATACTTATGAATTTTCCTTTTCCTGAAATTTATATTGCTCCAGGAGAATTAAATACAGAGACTTTAACTCTTCAAGACCTAATTGTTGATGGGCAACAACGTTGTACAACAATTGTAAACTATATTGAAGGCAAGGATGTATTTGCAAACAGAAATCAAAGTATTAAACTATTTAATGAGTTATCCAAAGAGGAAAAAGAGGACTTTTTAAACTTTGAAGTATCTGTACGTTATTTAAAAAATGCAGAAAAGGATCAAATTAAAGAAATTTTTCAAAGAATTAATAGTACTGAATATTCATTAAATGCTATAGAAAGAGATAATGCAAAATGGGGAGATAGTGAATTTATTTCATTTGCGAAGCAAATAATTGATGAAGATGATAAAATCAATTATGACATTATATCTTATAAATTACTACCTGAAAATAAATCTTTACTAAACGATTTCTTTGTAAATGAATTTAAAATTTTCTCAGAAAACGATATTAAGAGAATGCTTGCTTTGCAATATCTTCTAACTTTAATTACAACCCTTATTGAAGGTAATTATTTTAGAAGAAATGATAAAATCCAAAATTATATAGAGCAATTTAATGAAGAGTTTATGGATGCATCTATATATGAATTTGGTCTTGTAGACTGTGTTAAGTTTATCAACAAGTTAGAATTACCTGAAAAGTCATATTGGTTCAACAAAGCAAATGTTTTCACAATAATTTGCGAACTTTTTAAATTTGATAATATTGATAATATAGACTATCAAGTTTTTAAAGATAAACTTATAGAAATTGAGACTAATAACAAAGAATACAGAAATAGCTCAGATAATTATAAGGAAAAAATTGAAGGTGAAATAAAATATTTTGAAGTAGCAAAAGAAGCTGTAAATGAACAATCTTCTCGTGAATTCAGAGGGAAATTTATTAATGACAGAATTATTTTATCACTAAAATAA
- a CDS encoding abortive infection system antitoxin AbiGi family protein: MNEYFNQNPDNILIHFTSKIEYLVSIIEESQFRLKYCKEEFCITNETIVSKNVHPMVCFSEQNLKEIQNKEITYGKFGISLSTDWIIKNNIQPVMYIEKNSPVANSLAILLEHRRSLPEGHKLRLPIMTIRGFVKNTVGYNSYFDQKDFVFKTENEWRFLPSKKQIGNGYISENRTTFLSNEDKYNSKLIKYPLRFTHQEITKIFYDDEQSYNLLKQKFPDLVSKMEKYSWK, translated from the coding sequence ATGAATGAATACTTTAATCAAAACCCTGATAATATTTTAATTCATTTTACTTCTAAAATTGAATACTTAGTGTCAATTATTGAAGAATCACAATTCAGATTAAAATATTGTAAAGAAGAGTTTTGTATAACTAACGAAACAATTGTTTCTAAGAATGTCCATCCTATGGTCTGTTTTAGTGAACAAAATTTAAAGGAAATTCAAAATAAAGAAATAACTTATGGAAAGTTTGGAATTTCACTGTCAACGGATTGGATAATTAAAAATAATATTCAACCAGTTATGTATATTGAAAAAAATTCACCTGTTGCTAATTCACTAGCTATATTATTAGAACATAGACGTTCATTACCTGAAGGACATAAATTACGTCTTCCAATTATGACAATTCGTGGTTTTGTTAAAAATACAGTAGGTTATAATAGTTATTTTGACCAAAAAGATTTTGTATTTAAAACAGAAAATGAATGGCGATTTTTACCCTCTAAGAAACAAATTGGAAATGGATATATTTCAGAAAACAGGACTACATTTCTAAGTAATGAAGATAAATACAATAGTAAACTTATAAAATATCCTTTGAGATTTACACATCAAGAAATAACAAAAATATTTTATGATGATGAACAGAGTTATAATTTGCTAAAACAGAAATTTCCTGATTTAGTAAGCAAAATGGAAAAATATAGTTGGAAGTAA
- a CDS encoding tyrosine-type recombinase/integrase: protein MDSETILKTLHDRLQVQRYANNTIKSYCGYAQIFLEYMNKYRTLNEIPIAEIEGFINEKVFQDNISASYQRSLVGAIKKIYELVNNQSIELNYLYPKRKSTQLPTFFSQEEVRKILNATENLKHKAILTTIYSCGLRLSELINLKLTDVKSDSNLLLIQQSKGNKDRLVALPDKLLSLLREYYIEYKPKIFLFEGTNDEQYSERSVQLVLKKSMKKANIVTKGSVHTLRHSYATHLIKSGIDIRVVQELLGHSDIRTTMIYTHITDVDKKSTPSPLDFL, encoded by the coding sequence ATGGATAGCGAAACAATATTAAAAACCTTACACGACCGATTGCAAGTGCAACGCTACGCCAATAATACCATAAAATCGTATTGTGGTTATGCACAAATATTCTTAGAGTATATGAATAAATATCGTACGCTCAACGAAATACCTATTGCTGAAATAGAGGGTTTTATTAATGAAAAAGTATTTCAAGACAATATTAGTGCATCTTATCAACGCTCTTTAGTTGGGGCAATTAAGAAGATTTATGAGTTGGTCAATAATCAATCGATAGAGTTAAATTATTTATATCCTAAACGAAAATCAACCCAACTGCCTACTTTCTTTTCTCAAGAAGAAGTGAGAAAAATATTAAATGCTACAGAAAATTTAAAGCATAAAGCAATTCTTACCACTATTTACAGTTGTGGATTACGCTTAAGTGAGTTAATAAATCTTAAACTAACCGATGTAAAATCCGACAGTAATTTACTATTAATACAACAAAGCAAAGGGAATAAAGATAGGCTAGTAGCTTTACCTGATAAGTTATTAAGTTTGTTGCGAGAATATTATATTGAATATAAACCCAAAATATTTTTATTTGAAGGAACTAATGATGAGCAATACAGCGAAAGAAGTGTTCAGTTAGTTTTGAAAAAGTCAATGAAAAAAGCCAATATTGTAACAAAAGGCAGTGTGCATACTTTGCGTCATTCATACGCCACACATTTAATAAAAAGCGGAATTGACATTCGGGTTGTACAAGAATTATTAGGGCATAGTGATATTAGAACAACCATGATTTACACTCATATTACAGATGTAGATAAGAAATCGACACCAAGTCCATTAGATTTTTTGTAA